Proteins from one Legionella taurinensis genomic window:
- a CDS encoding glycosyltransferase encodes MEKFDAIVIHYSSSLVNDYYISPQSKLLLRNYPGLKIMFIQDEYRLINKIISEIDYLNIDVLFTCFPEEEMDRIYCPSKLPSLAKYSNLTGYIPQRLLDLSSSIPPISQRQIDVGYRSRKVPFWLGQLGYEKWHIVEQWNQYVGNDTRLSVDISYNEQDRIYGERWIQFLLTCKTTLGVESGASVMDFTGQLQTLVDFHQATYPEDSFEKIQKIYLSEFEGLYKLNQISPRCFEAIALKTVLVLYEGDYSGILIPDKHYIPLKKDFSNITEVINKIKNIRYLQDMADRAYEDIALNRQYHYSSFVHRFDELISLQFKLRNKIQVNNPYQLGEFTQLLKIPKKRIQPHFKIKGFIQHKLSRVMHITVNQFAQISLLRKLKFFLTQRVVIFNPLLRVIKRYILQLI; translated from the coding sequence TTGGAAAAGTTTGATGCCATTGTGATTCACTATTCCAGCTCACTGGTTAATGATTATTATATTTCTCCACAATCCAAACTCCTTTTGCGAAATTATCCTGGTTTAAAAATCATGTTTATCCAGGATGAATACCGGCTAATTAATAAAATTATTTCAGAAATTGACTACTTAAACATTGATGTTTTATTCACCTGTTTTCCTGAAGAAGAGATGGATAGAATTTATTGTCCATCTAAATTGCCCTCTTTGGCGAAATACTCCAATTTAACAGGGTATATTCCTCAACGATTGCTGGATTTATCTTCTTCCATCCCCCCGATTTCGCAACGTCAAATTGATGTCGGCTACCGCAGCCGCAAGGTGCCCTTCTGGTTAGGCCAACTCGGTTATGAGAAATGGCATATTGTAGAACAATGGAATCAATACGTCGGGAACGATACCAGATTAAGCGTTGACATTTCCTACAATGAACAGGATCGGATTTATGGTGAACGTTGGATTCAATTCCTTCTCACCTGTAAGACCACCTTAGGCGTCGAAAGCGGGGCCAGCGTCATGGATTTTACAGGGCAGTTGCAAACACTGGTTGATTTTCATCAGGCAACTTATCCGGAAGACTCCTTTGAAAAAATCCAAAAAATATACCTCAGCGAATTTGAGGGTCTGTACAAATTGAATCAGATTTCACCGCGCTGTTTTGAAGCCATTGCTTTAAAAACTGTGTTGGTTTTGTATGAAGGTGATTATTCCGGCATTTTAATCCCAGATAAGCATTACATCCCTCTTAAAAAGGATTTCAGTAATATTACTGAGGTCATTAACAAGATTAAAAACATTCGCTACCTGCAGGACATGGCGGACAGAGCTTATGAAGACATCGCGCTTAATCGCCAGTATCACTATTCAAGCTTTGTTCATCGTTTTGATGAATTGATTAGCCTACAGTTCAAATTACGCAATAAAATACAAGTCAACAATCCTTACCAGCTCGGTGAGTTTACCCAGCTCCTGAAAATCCCTAAAAAAAGGATACAACCTCATTTTAAGATAAAAGGCTTCATTCAACATAAGCTTAGCCGCGTTATGCACATCACGGTTAACCAATTTGCACAAATAAGCCTATTGAGAAAGCTTAAATTTTTTCTTACTCAACGGGTTGTTATTTTTAATCCACTCCTGCGAGTTATTAAACGATACATTCTGCAGCTAATCTAA
- a CDS encoding ATP-binding protein, with product MNLIEIWHYHRPELAKIYLDTLNAGLVTSTTIFAPRRAGKTSFLLKDLTPAAEKSGYTVAYVDLWQTKLSPGVSIVRALERALEPKNAVQSLVAKLHTPIKKIKAKAELAGATVEGEIELGDSTKKYQTEIALQIDVLIDELCKKKPVLLLIDEAQELAKTKEHEAVATALRTAITRNQNRLRVVFTGSSRTQLAHVFSNSNAPLYSTGAAIADFPKLDRDFVEYIVERFKQSTGRTLPILPAWQAFVNFQQQPEPFLVGIVDMILNPSITLEDAMKLVADKLAHTENHEGAWAALDATQKALVRMIAQDPSLKPFSKAVVLKLRVIIGIESLEVTHVQRAMSKLSNVVFKSPRDTYEFENEAFAQWVRTLAE from the coding sequence ATGAATTTAATTGAAATTTGGCATTATCACAGACCTGAATTAGCGAAGATATATTTAGACACTTTAAATGCCGGTTTAGTTACGTCTACAACTATTTTTGCTCCGCGTCGTGCTGGTAAAACTTCATTCCTTTTGAAAGATTTGACACCGGCAGCAGAAAAATCAGGTTATACAGTAGCATATGTTGACCTTTGGCAAACAAAGTTATCACCAGGGGTTTCTATTGTACGTGCTCTAGAGCGAGCCTTGGAGCCTAAAAATGCGGTTCAAAGTTTAGTTGCAAAGCTTCATACACCAATAAAAAAAATTAAAGCAAAGGCTGAATTGGCAGGAGCAACAGTTGAGGGCGAGATTGAGCTCGGGGATTCTACTAAGAAATACCAAACAGAAATAGCCTTGCAAATCGATGTATTGATTGATGAGTTATGTAAGAAAAAACCTGTTTTACTACTTATTGATGAAGCACAGGAACTGGCAAAAACTAAAGAGCATGAGGCAGTTGCAACAGCATTACGCACTGCAATAACAAGAAATCAAAATCGTTTAAGAGTAGTATTTACGGGCTCTTCACGAACTCAGTTAGCACATGTGTTTTCTAATTCAAACGCACCTCTCTACTCAACCGGAGCGGCTATAGCTGACTTTCCGAAGTTGGATCGTGATTTTGTTGAGTATATAGTGGAGCGTTTTAAACAATCTACTGGTAGAACATTACCAATCCTTCCTGCCTGGCAAGCATTTGTTAATTTTCAACAACAACCCGAGCCCTTTTTGGTTGGTATTGTCGATATGATACTTAATCCATCGATAACATTGGAAGACGCGATGAAGCTGGTAGCAGATAAACTTGCTCATACTGAAAATCATGAAGGGGCTTGGGCGGCACTGGATGCAACGCAAAAAGCGTTGGTTCGCATGATTGCCCAAGATCCATCGTTGAAGCCTTTTAGCAAAGCAGTAGTTTTAAAACTTCGTGTAATTATAGGTATTGAATCTTTGGAGGTTACACATGTTCAACGTGCAATGTCTAAACTGAGTAATGTAGTTTTTAAGTCTCCAAGAGATACGTATGAATTTGAAAATGAAGCGTTCGCGCAATGGGTTAGAACCCTGGCTGAATAA
- a CDS encoding ABC transporter ATP-binding protein, giving the protein MQTPSIDIKNLSKIFYSRLSDNLKKSDPVPSEEGGKDDKIALKDINLSLHSGETVGIIGRNGAGKSTLLSLIAGIASPSSGEIAITGKVTAVMTLGVGLREDLSGRENIYLDGEIQGKSRELMNSIIDRIIEFSELEHFIDKPVKTYSTGMKSRLAFSMLVEIEPEILIIDEALSAGDMFFAQKASQKIRDICKKGKIVLLVSHSMATIQSMCNRCLWMEKGEIVMDDTPDIVTQSYLKKIREEDEATETQHSRHEESTTHPDSNYQITHVLLKLADSDYPQTVFYTQDNFMTGIEMNRRHPGKATLDITIERIDGIVVYQATHDLGGIEKEKQNLSFILELSLTPLVLNKGYYQLKLQLNESTICSNYFTRLFEIKNNCMPSGGAPLLHYPAEIKLVNKEAPVCSDLIELTTP; this is encoded by the coding sequence ATGCAAACGCCCAGCATTGACATTAAAAATCTCTCCAAGATTTTTTACTCTCGACTAAGCGATAATCTGAAAAAGTCAGATCCCGTACCCTCCGAAGAAGGAGGAAAGGATGACAAAATTGCGTTGAAAGACATTAACCTCAGCCTGCATTCCGGTGAGACCGTCGGTATTATTGGCCGCAATGGCGCCGGGAAATCCACACTGCTTTCCCTGATTGCAGGGATTGCCAGTCCCAGCAGCGGCGAAATAGCCATCACAGGCAAGGTCACGGCCGTTATGACGCTTGGCGTAGGGCTCAGGGAAGATTTAAGCGGTCGAGAAAACATTTATCTTGATGGCGAGATTCAGGGAAAATCGCGCGAATTGATGAATTCGATTATCGACCGAATCATCGAATTTTCTGAATTAGAACATTTCATAGACAAACCGGTTAAAACCTACTCCACCGGAATGAAATCGCGGCTTGCTTTTTCCATGCTGGTCGAGATTGAGCCGGAAATATTGATTATTGATGAAGCCCTCTCCGCAGGCGACATGTTTTTTGCACAAAAGGCCTCTCAAAAAATCAGAGACATTTGCAAAAAAGGCAAAATCGTCCTTTTGGTTTCCCATTCCATGGCCACCATTCAATCCATGTGCAATCGTTGTTTATGGATGGAAAAAGGCGAAATCGTGATGGATGACACCCCGGACATCGTGACCCAAAGCTACTTGAAAAAAATCAGAGAAGAGGATGAGGCCACGGAGACTCAGCATTCCCGCCATGAGGAGTCAACAACTCATCCGGATTCCAACTATCAGATAACCCATGTTCTTTTAAAACTGGCCGACAGTGATTATCCGCAAACGGTTTTTTATACCCAGGATAATTTCATGACCGGCATTGAAATGAACAGACGTCATCCCGGTAAAGCAACACTCGATATAACCATTGAACGCATCGATGGCATCGTTGTTTACCAGGCAACTCATGATTTAGGCGGCATTGAAAAAGAGAAACAAAACCTCTCGTTTATCCTGGAACTGTCACTAACCCCCCTGGTATTAAATAAGGGTTATTACCAATTGAAATTGCAGCTGAATGAAAGCACGATCTGCAGTAATTATTTTACCAGGCTATTTGAAATTAAAAATAATTGCATGCCTAGTGGCGGTGCACCCTTGCTCCACTACCCTGCAGAAATTAAATTAGTTAATAAGGAAGCTCCGGTATGTTCGGATTTGATAGAACTGACTACTCCATGA
- a CDS encoding GNAT family N-acetyltransferase has product MNSHLVTLRFPLQSDSANYFKWINDKELVLFNGNFKEVSQQEHQQWFDNLFKPSDAITFSILENQDNKLIGSCSLRNISQIHHNAELQIRIGEREYQNRGYGSDAVRKLVDWGFSSLNLKRIYLNVLSTNQRAIKAYQKCDFQIEGILRKAACIDGNFIDLVVMAIIK; this is encoded by the coding sequence ATGAATAGTCATTTAGTTACTTTAAGGTTCCCTTTGCAGTCTGATAGCGCAAACTACTTCAAGTGGATAAATGACAAGGAACTGGTTCTATTCAATGGCAATTTTAAAGAGGTTTCTCAGCAGGAGCATCAGCAATGGTTCGACAATCTTTTTAAACCATCAGATGCTATTACATTTTCAATCCTCGAGAATCAGGACAATAAATTAATAGGCTCTTGTTCGCTAAGAAATATTAGTCAGATCCACCACAATGCCGAACTGCAAATCAGAATTGGAGAGAGAGAGTATCAAAATCGAGGTTACGGATCCGATGCCGTAAGAAAACTGGTTGATTGGGGTTTTAGCAGTCTCAATCTGAAAAGGATCTACTTAAATGTATTGAGCACTAATCAAAGAGCAATAAAGGCTTATCAAAAATGTGATTTTCAAATCGAAGGAATATTGAGAAAGGCTGCATGCATTGATGGCAATTTCATTGATCTTGTTGTAATGGCCATCATTAAATAA
- a CDS encoding class I SAM-dependent methyltransferase yields the protein MSANIAQEEIDKQNQAYWNELCGSALAKYLGVIDSSPSSLAIFDDYYLNVYPYLKKYLPASEIVGKKVLEIGLGYGTMAQYLAMHGAEYHGLDIADNAAAMARHRLQQQGLTGDVRVGSMLECPFPDNYFDMVVSIGCFHHTGSVQKCVDQAYRILKPGGKAVVMVYNKFSFRQWTRWPLNTAGNLLQQLMGFKYLIKRPTVAQRHAYDASVDGKQAAPETEFFSISDLKSIFADYSRIQVTRENFDDCVVLQWKKIPLLKMGPRADYLNTKWCRYLGLDLYVEAIK from the coding sequence ATGTCAGCTAACATTGCGCAGGAAGAAATTGATAAACAAAATCAAGCGTACTGGAATGAGTTATGCGGTAGTGCACTGGCAAAATATTTGGGTGTTATTGATTCAAGTCCGTCGAGTCTGGCCATTTTTGATGACTATTACCTCAATGTTTACCCTTACCTTAAAAAATACCTTCCTGCCTCAGAAATAGTTGGCAAAAAAGTACTGGAGATTGGTTTAGGCTACGGCACCATGGCTCAATACCTGGCCATGCACGGTGCTGAATACCATGGGCTTGACATTGCTGACAATGCAGCCGCCATGGCCAGACACCGCTTACAGCAACAGGGACTGACCGGTGATGTTCGCGTAGGCAGCATGCTGGAATGCCCCTTCCCGGACAATTATTTTGATATGGTGGTGTCCATTGGTTGCTTCCATCATACCGGCAGCGTTCAAAAATGCGTGGATCAAGCGTACCGGATATTAAAGCCCGGTGGGAAAGCGGTTGTCATGGTGTATAACAAGTTTTCTTTTCGTCAATGGACTCGCTGGCCACTCAACACTGCCGGCAATCTTTTACAGCAACTGATGGGCTTTAAATATTTGATCAAAAGACCGACCGTGGCTCAGCGCCATGCCTATGATGCATCAGTGGATGGCAAACAGGCCGCCCCTGAAACGGAATTTTTTTCCATTAGCGATTTGAAATCCATTTTTGCTGACTACAGCCGTATTCAAGTCACTCGCGAAAATTTCGATGATTGTGTCGTGCTACAATGGAAAAAAATCCCGCTCCTGAAAATGGGGCCTCGCGCAGATTATTTAAATACAAAATGGTGCCGGTATTTAGGGCTCGATCTTTATGTTGAAGCGATAAAATAA
- a CDS encoding ABC transporter permease translates to MFGFDRTDYSMIYNFFRINLKDRYLASTLGGVWAVLNPIIMLSIFTFIFGFVYRAKLPGATTTLSYVVWLISGYGPWLAISEGLLNSANSIVSNTGIVKNMAFKTEILPVSSILISIIPLLVSLFFLIIIMIADHNSPSWEALMIIPVIAIMYFFMIGLGFFLSAVTVFLRDLAIVLPNILMMILFVSPIFYTLESMPRPIQIASQVNPFYILTEGFRQPLVYHTIPNQLIYGLIYVSGLAALLYFFGLSRFRKIKGYFTSVI, encoded by the coding sequence ATGTTCGGATTTGATAGAACTGACTACTCCATGATTTATAATTTTTTCAGGATCAATCTTAAAGACAGATACCTTGCTTCCACTTTGGGAGGAGTCTGGGCGGTCCTTAACCCCATCATCATGCTCAGTATCTTCACGTTTATTTTTGGCTTTGTTTATCGCGCCAAATTGCCAGGAGCCACCACAACCCTTTCTTACGTTGTCTGGTTAATCAGCGGCTATGGCCCCTGGCTTGCCATCAGCGAAGGTTTACTCAATTCCGCGAATTCGATTGTCTCCAATACCGGGATTGTAAAAAACATGGCGTTTAAAACCGAGATTTTACCGGTTTCTTCCATCTTAATTTCAATTATACCGCTGCTCGTCAGTTTGTTTTTTCTAATCATCATTATGATAGCGGATCACAACAGCCCATCCTGGGAAGCGTTAATGATTATTCCAGTCATTGCCATCATGTATTTTTTTATGATTGGACTAGGCTTTTTTCTTTCGGCAGTGACTGTTTTTTTACGGGATTTAGCCATTGTTCTCCCTAATATTCTGATGATGATTTTATTTGTTTCCCCTATTTTTTATACCTTGGAATCCATGCCTAGACCTATTCAAATAGCGTCTCAGGTCAATCCCTTTTATATTCTTACCGAAGGCTTCCGTCAGCCACTGGTCTATCATACAATACCAAACCAGTTAATTTACGGCCTAATCTATGTTTCTGGGCTTGCAGCCTTGCTTTATTTTTTCGGTTTATCGCGATTTAGAAAAATCAAAGGGTATTTTACTTCTGTCATCTAA
- a CDS encoding glycosyltransferase has product MKLNILLLCNKPPVGNDANTIIDHIDAFTDYSEHTIWLLSNLGDLSRKLDLQKFDAIIIHYSLCILNNNYLSQSAKTRLRNYQGLKIIFVQDEYRQINNMISQLQYLDVDVLFTCFPDGEIERIYKKSDLPKVSKYNNLTGYIPERLLQLGPQPPIKSRPVHAGYRARRLSAWFGELGYEKWNIAEKWQEHTRGKSIVSDVSYHERDRIYGKKWIEFLSRCKATLGVESGSSVMDFTGELEKEVEAYELTHPHASFQEIQQLYFREYEGLYRLNQISPRCFEAIALKTALILYEGDYSGVLVPNRHYIVLKKDFSNMDDVLAKLNDNDYLQAMVDRAYEEVARSGQYSYQSFIHYVDGVISNEFQQRNKRLAGNYYAIDEYRKDIRHVSIKSRLFKLGMGTFQRLPPGMRSVIKGILKPKTTLKMLKKKYYQLK; this is encoded by the coding sequence ATGAAATTAAATATTTTACTATTATGCAACAAGCCTCCTGTGGGCAATGATGCCAATACCATTATTGATCACATCGACGCATTCACGGACTATTCAGAACATACCATCTGGCTTTTATCGAATCTGGGGGATTTGAGTAGAAAACTGGATTTGCAGAAGTTTGATGCCATTATTATTCATTATTCACTGTGCATTTTAAATAATAATTACCTTTCGCAAAGCGCCAAGACGAGATTACGAAATTATCAAGGGTTAAAAATTATTTTTGTTCAGGATGAATACCGGCAAATTAACAACATGATCAGCCAATTGCAGTATCTGGATGTGGATGTCCTGTTTACCTGCTTCCCTGATGGAGAAATTGAGCGGATCTACAAGAAATCCGATTTACCCAAGGTGAGTAAATACAACAATCTAACGGGCTACATACCGGAGAGGCTGTTGCAATTGGGGCCGCAGCCGCCCATCAAATCCCGTCCTGTTCATGCGGGGTACAGGGCCCGGCGATTGTCGGCCTGGTTTGGTGAGTTAGGATACGAAAAATGGAATATTGCTGAAAAATGGCAGGAACATACCCGTGGGAAATCCATTGTTTCCGACGTGTCTTACCATGAACGAGATCGTATTTATGGTAAAAAATGGATTGAATTTCTAAGCCGCTGTAAAGCCACTCTGGGTGTGGAGAGCGGATCAAGCGTCATGGATTTCACCGGCGAACTGGAAAAGGAGGTTGAAGCGTATGAATTGACTCATCCTCATGCTTCGTTCCAGGAGATACAACAATTGTATTTCCGTGAATACGAAGGGTTATATAGGTTAAATCAGATTTCTCCTCGTTGCTTTGAAGCCATCGCTCTAAAGACCGCCTTGATTTTGTATGAAGGGGACTATTCGGGGGTTCTGGTTCCCAATCGCCATTACATCGTGCTCAAAAAAGATTTCAGTAACATGGATGACGTCTTAGCCAAATTAAACGATAATGATTACCTTCAGGCCATGGTCGATAGAGCATACGAGGAGGTTGCACGCAGTGGACAGTACAGCTACCAATCGTTCATACACTACGTTGACGGTGTGATTTCTAACGAGTTTCAGCAACGAAACAAAAGACTCGCAGGTAACTATTACGCCATTGATGAGTATAGAAAAGACATACGGCATGTCTCCATAAAAAGCAGATTATTTAAACTCGGCATGGGGACTTTTCAACGGCTACCTCCAGGCATGCGCTCGGTGATTAAGGGTATTTTAAAACCTAAAACCACACTTAAAATGCTTAAGAAAAAATATTATCAATTGAAATGA
- a CDS encoding WbqC family protein, with product MLVCAIHQPNFFPWNGYFDKIKRADVFIFLDEVAYPKSGSGSGSWCNRVKLLNNNQPSWYGLPIKKESGIQYIKNVTFSDKAFHIKKLKKSLFFNYKNAPYYEEVMAKIEPLLDFDTSSLAEYNINAVMGLSALLGLKTRFVRQSQLTHQEHSTALLIELLKQVKAEAYLCGNGAGGYQEDELFSQAGIELIYQNYNADKDQWLPIRHESEAGLSLLHSLFYRGLAV from the coding sequence ATGTTGGTCTGTGCAATCCACCAGCCTAACTTTTTCCCCTGGAACGGTTATTTCGACAAAATAAAACGCGCTGATGTTTTTATTTTTTTAGATGAGGTGGCTTACCCCAAAAGCGGCAGCGGCTCGGGGTCGTGGTGTAATCGGGTTAAGCTGCTTAATAATAATCAGCCCTCTTGGTATGGGTTGCCGATTAAAAAGGAATCGGGTATCCAATACATTAAGAATGTTACTTTTTCGGATAAAGCATTTCACATCAAAAAACTTAAAAAATCCCTTTTTTTCAATTATAAAAATGCCCCGTATTATGAAGAGGTCATGGCAAAAATTGAGCCTCTGCTGGATTTCGATACCTCCTCGCTGGCTGAATATAACATTAATGCGGTGATGGGTCTTTCCGCGTTATTGGGATTAAAAACCCGTTTTGTGAGGCAATCGCAATTGACTCATCAAGAGCACTCCACCGCATTATTGATTGAATTGTTAAAGCAGGTTAAGGCAGAGGCTTATCTTTGTGGCAATGGCGCCGGAGGCTATCAGGAGGATGAGCTGTTTTCACAGGCAGGGATTGAATTGATCTATCAAAATTACAACGCGGACAAGGATCAATGGCTGCCAATCCGGCATGAAAGCGAAGCAGGTTTATCCCTATTGCATAGCCTTTTTTACCGTGGATTGGCAGTTTAA
- a CDS encoding glycosyltransferase: MRKRGWDAIVVNLEPTDGINANFYHGEDMNLYDEDPVQFNKNIKNFFQEAKSKYRLMHFAGDGYLSFFPGNTTSNEPSDIIEWKQAGNKVAYTISGCNSGISQSSISSWSMADNGLKVCDRCIWQNNEEVCSDAKNLRWGKKVSNYCDLIFTETLPALDFMGAKKNTIREPVTTCLDRTIWRSNLSIPHHHWVDKKTEEILIYHAVGNYDTRHSETRNIKGTPFVFEAIERLKAEGYPVKLMFITNQSNEVIKYYQAQADIIVDQLNFGRYGANAREGMMLGKPVICYLNQFEYKEEDKLLSLQECPLVSATEDSVYKELKNLIVNKELRLTIGNASREYALKWHDAEACAERYERIYDELFKETR, from the coding sequence TTGCGTAAACGTGGATGGGATGCGATTGTGGTCAATTTAGAACCGACAGATGGGATAAATGCCAATTTTTATCATGGCGAAGATATGAATTTATACGATGAGGATCCTGTCCAATTTAATAAAAACATAAAAAATTTTTTTCAAGAAGCCAAATCCAAATACCGTTTAATGCATTTTGCAGGAGATGGGTATCTTTCTTTTTTTCCAGGCAATACCACCAGCAACGAGCCTTCTGACATTATTGAATGGAAACAGGCTGGCAATAAAGTCGCCTACACCATCAGCGGTTGTAACAGCGGTATTTCCCAATCTTCAATTTCATCCTGGTCAATGGCAGACAACGGGTTAAAAGTCTGTGATCGTTGCATATGGCAAAATAATGAAGAGGTATGCAGTGATGCCAAGAATCTCAGATGGGGAAAAAAAGTCAGTAATTACTGTGATTTAATCTTTACTGAAACGTTGCCTGCACTGGATTTTATGGGCGCAAAAAAAAATACCATACGCGAGCCAGTAACAACATGCCTGGATAGGACCATCTGGAGATCCAATTTATCGATACCACACCATCATTGGGTTGATAAAAAAACAGAGGAAATTCTTATTTACCATGCAGTGGGCAACTATGACACACGACACTCGGAAACCCGAAATATCAAGGGGACGCCTTTTGTATTTGAAGCGATTGAACGCTTAAAAGCGGAGGGCTATCCTGTCAAATTAATGTTCATTACTAATCAATCGAATGAGGTGATTAAGTATTATCAGGCCCAGGCGGATATCATCGTCGATCAATTAAATTTCGGCCGCTATGGTGCCAATGCAAGAGAAGGGATGATGCTGGGCAAGCCTGTCATTTGCTACCTTAATCAATTCGAGTATAAAGAAGAGGATAAATTGCTTTCTTTACAGGAATGCCCTTTAGTTTCTGCAACCGAAGACTCTGTTTATAAGGAATTAAAAAATCTCATAGTCAATAAAGAATTGCGGTTGACGATCGGGAACGCAAGTAGAGAATACGCGTTAAAATGGCATGATGCAGAAGCCTGTGCTGAGCGATATGAAAGAATTTATGATGAACTCTTTAAGGAAACGCGTTAA